From Candidatus Poribacteria bacterium, the proteins below share one genomic window:
- a CDS encoding DUF5916 domain-containing protein, protein MKTDSEFWCTLALLTAFFALQFPSIVEAETESAHRVATAVRIKGAPPQIDGILDDAIWKTAPLHEGFRQRDPDEGEPASQRTTFQVTYDDEAIYFGIVCYDSEPDKIVSRLVRRDDYVESDKIQIILDPHYNRQRGFSFTVYPSGSVIDGIVGGSGWNEWNNAWDGVWEAKTHIHKNGWAVECRIPFYMFRFSPKDKYTWGLQVEREISRRKERAHWRLIKKGEPGWLSHFGDLTGIENIKPSRHLELIPYTMGRTTLNSDADLWGNVGGDVQYGITSGVTLNATVNPDFGQVEADPATLNLSAYEEFFEERRPFFVKGASIFNFGNWRNQFFYSRRIGRQPRHFEIPAGSTELSRPEATTILGAAKLVGRTNSNTSFGIMEAVTAPEYAQVKGKDKHLVEPLTNYFVGRVTQDILEGNSRVGLITTAVNRQTSNAAYVGGLDWDLKLAKERYQISGRLAASQAGELEARKSGYLANIEFEKQGGWWRLDTSFSILSPDFEINDIGYAQRGDMMRWFYDFILKKEQPFSVFREVTFGLYGWREWNYDGVSIGRYSEIWTDGKLKNYWDYDLWIGRNLESFNDEDVRRGGTLIKNPAGWWIFTQLRTDGRKMVQIELNPIFAWDDDNRTSEKEVSLRLNIRPVSNIEFSIGPMYRYRVDDAQWVELVEENINGQLKKHYVYGELTSQTLDFTTRANISFTPTLSLQFYVQPFITIGDYANFKELVEPRSYQFKPYPLKRNPDFHMRSLRGNTVLRWEFRPGSTLFLVWSQSRAIELEEVSADDLEFRPFHRLRSSFTDEGKNIFLIKCRYWFGV, encoded by the coding sequence TTGAAAACTGACTCAGAATTTTGGTGCACTTTGGCGTTGTTGACAGCGTTTTTTGCTTTACAATTCCCAAGCATAGTAGAGGCTGAAACAGAATCCGCTCACAGAGTTGCGACTGCTGTTCGCATTAAAGGTGCACCACCCCAGATAGATGGCATTTTGGATGATGCTATCTGGAAAACCGCGCCTCTCCACGAGGGTTTCCGTCAACGCGATCCCGATGAAGGGGAACCCGCTTCCCAACGCACTACCTTCCAAGTTACTTATGATGACGAAGCGATCTATTTTGGAATCGTATGTTATGACAGTGAACCCGATAAGATTGTTTCCCGCCTCGTCAGACGCGACGATTACGTTGAATCCGATAAAATCCAGATTATTCTTGATCCGCACTATAATCGGCAGCGCGGTTTTTCGTTTACTGTCTATCCTTCCGGTTCTGTAATAGATGGCATTGTCGGAGGCAGCGGTTGGAACGAATGGAACAATGCGTGGGATGGGGTCTGGGAAGCGAAAACCCACATCCACAAAAACGGGTGGGCGGTAGAATGCAGAATCCCGTTTTACATGTTCCGCTTTTCACCGAAAGATAAATACACGTGGGGACTGCAAGTAGAGCGTGAGATTAGTCGCAGAAAAGAGCGTGCCCACTGGCGTTTAATTAAGAAGGGTGAACCGGGGTGGTTATCACATTTCGGGGACCTCACGGGGATTGAAAATATTAAACCTTCTCGTCATTTGGAATTGATACCATACACTATGGGTAGGACAACTCTAAACAGCGATGCTGATTTGTGGGGCAATGTTGGCGGCGATGTCCAATACGGCATTACTTCTGGTGTCACGCTCAATGCAACAGTCAACCCTGATTTTGGACAAGTAGAGGCGGACCCTGCTACTTTAAATCTCTCTGCCTATGAGGAGTTTTTTGAGGAGCGTAGACCCTTTTTTGTTAAAGGAGCTTCAATCTTCAACTTCGGAAATTGGAGAAATCAATTCTTTTATTCCCGTCGGATCGGACGACAACCCAGACATTTTGAGATTCCGGCGGGGAGCACTGAACTCAGTCGCCCAGAAGCGACAACAATTCTGGGTGCTGCCAAGCTCGTCGGAAGAACCAACAGCAACACCTCCTTCGGTATCATGGAGGCTGTCACAGCACCGGAATATGCGCAGGTTAAAGGGAAAGACAAGCATTTGGTTGAGCCACTAACAAATTACTTTGTGGGTCGAGTGACACAAGATATCTTGGAAGGGAATTCTCGCGTCGGACTGATAACGACAGCGGTCAATCGACAGACTTCCAACGCCGCGTATGTCGGTGGGCTTGACTGGGACTTGAAACTGGCGAAAGAGCGGTACCAAATAAGTGGGAGGCTCGCGGCGAGCCAAGCGGGAGAATTGGAAGCACGCAAGTCCGGTTATCTTGCAAATATTGAATTTGAAAAACAGGGTGGGTGGTGGCGGCTTGATACCAGTTTTAGTATTCTTTCCCCAGACTTTGAAATAAATGACATAGGTTATGCACAACGCGGCGATATGATGCGATGGTTCTATGACTTCATCCTCAAGAAAGAGCAACCCTTTAGCGTTTTCCGAGAAGTTACCTTCGGTCTCTACGGTTGGCGGGAATGGAATTATGATGGCGTTAGCATTGGTCGCTACTCCGAGATATGGACGGATGGTAAACTCAAAAACTATTGGGACTATGACCTGTGGATTGGGCGGAATTTGGAGTCATTTAACGACGAAGATGTCCGGCGCGGCGGGACGTTAATTAAAAATCCTGCCGGTTGGTGGATTTTTACTCAACTTAGAACTGACGGTCGTAAAATGGTTCAGATTGAACTAAATCCGATCTTTGCATGGGACGATGATAACAGAACTTCTGAAAAGGAAGTTAGTCTCCGCCTGAACATTCGTCCGGTGTCAAACATTGAATTCAGCATCGGACCGATGTATCGCTATCGGGTTGACGATGCCCAGTGGGTCGAGTTAGTTGAAGAAAATATCAATGGACAACTCAAAAAACACTACGTCTATGGCGAGCTAACGAGTCAAACACTGGACTTCACCACCCGCGCAAACATTAGTTTCACACCAACACTGAGCCTCCAATTCTACGTACAACCCTTCATTACCATCGGCGACTATGCCAACTTCAAAGAGTTAGTTGAGCCGAGGTCCTATCAGTTCAAACCCTATCCCCTGAAGCGAAACCCTGATTTCCACATGCGTTCACTGAGAGGCAATACCGTCCTCCGCTGGGAATTCCGTCCGGGCAGTACCCTGTTTTTGGTGTGGTCCCAATCCCGTGCGATCGAGTTAGAAGAGGTAAGCGCAGACGATCTTGAGTTTCGTCCATTTCACCGATTGCGAAGCAGTTTCACCGATGAAGGAAAAAACATCTTTCTCATCAAATGTCGGTATTGGTTTGGAGTGTAA